The window CTTTGAAGCTGAACAACCCTAAAACTTGTGACTCCCGCAAAGTCACAAGTCATGAATCGTAATCAGTAGCTGCAGTGGAGGCCTCCGGTGGAGGCAGATTGCTGGAGTCACTGCTGCCTTTGAGCAGAGGAGGactgccagcagcaggtccagaaaTAATAAAAGACTCATTCCTTATTGGTCATTAAATAATATCtaaacaccccaccccaccagacCACTGCACAAACACAATGCAGAATACAtatgtttgggggaagggagcatcTTTGGGTtatgtgcagcacccagcacaatgggaccctgatctggGCCTACAGgaactactgcaatacaaataatcatcACTGATAACCCCTGGGGCTGAATCCTATGGGGTGACAGTCCCCCTGCAACTGACAGTGAAATCAACTGACatcaaacaaaatgctttttgtttaaaCATTAAAGTGCAACCTCCAGCAAATAGAAACAATGGAGGGGCTTGAATAGAGGTGGAataagggtggggaaggggttaaCAAATAAGAGGTCAGCAAAGGGGGCAGGAGGTGTAGCTGGGGTGGTGAGGAGTGTATCTGGCCGTGGGGAGCCTCCGGTGGTGGGGTGGCTGAGCCGGCAGGGTGCACTTTCCTTTTAGATGCCATCGAATCAGTGCAGCCGTTCCACCGGATACACGGCTCCCGCCGGAGCCTGTCAGCCGGATGGAACAGGGCTGCAGTCTCATGCCCGTCAGTCACGTCAACCTGCACAAGTGTTCCAGTCATGGGAATTAGTGCCAAACCCTGGTTAAGATCACCTTGTCGGGATGTCCTAGCCATTTTCCCAAACACTGACACACCCGCTCCAAAGAGTGAGCTTGATGGTGGCCTCTGGAACCCCTCCCCTTCTGGCCCCCTGTTACCGTAGCGCTGAGGCCCTTGCCGCAGATGGTAGTCTTGTAGTCGCCAAAGATCTGCCTGACGGCACCAGTGGTGTAGAAGCCCTCGGCCAGAAGGAGGGCTCCATAAAGGAAGAAGAAAGAAGCCGTTCCATAGATGACATACTGGAACGCATGGATCCTGCAGGGTACACAGggaagacagagacaaagagggaggaagagagagaaagataacCTCTTTAACTCTCATTGCAGATCTCTCCCTTCAAACTCCCTGGGAGTGACAGGATGCACCACAGAGAGAATCTCTCCTGAGAGCCACCAGCAGCGAGTTCCCCTCCCAGGAAAGACAGAGCAAAGGATGGCCTAGATGAACAGCTCCCCAGGTCTTACCTAGAGCCTGAGAAGCAAGCTCTGGTCTCTGCTACTCCCCCTCCACTCCAGGATCAGGCTAAAGCAATCAGGGAAGCTACCTCAAATAGGAGAAAGGAGGGAATAGGCTAGGGAGGATGAGGAAGATCCCAAAGGAAATGACCAATGGAGCAGGCAAGAGGTAGGGAAAGGCATCTGCCTGAATGGCTTAtgggtggcacagcagggaaggagaaaaggagatACCTGGTCCCATGCCTGTGTATAAAGCCAGGCAGAGAGCGTGGTAAATCGAGGGCAGCGAGACCTGCTCTGCCTGGCAAGTATGGCTACCCTGCGTTCTCCATACCTACCGAGAGCAGAGGATCCAACACTATATCCACCGTACCTAGCAAGGGTCAGATAGAAAACACGTGTGAAAAAAACAAGATGAAGAAGGGTcctctccaggcagggagaaCACTCAGCAGTCTCACCAAGCCTCTGCCATAGGCTGGACTGAAAGAACTCCCCTGAGTCAAAGCAAATCCGGCAGGCATGGACAGCCCCATGATCACGGGGTCTTAACAACAGCCCAAGGTGACTGGGAAACAGGGCTGAACTAACTGAATGCCCAGAGATTTGTAAAGGGGGCCAATATTTCCCTTTGGGGTGAAGGAATCATGTGACCACCTGTGTAAGAAGCAAGCAGATCAATGACCCCATAGCAATGGATCATGGAGTCCATTTCCCAACCCAGCAGCATGTTGATACCAAAATAGCCATCTAACCCGTAACAGGCCTGGGCTGGTTCAGAGCTGGGTGTGAAGGTGGCCAACAGGTGATGGCATGTAATTTCCCAGAAGTTTTAAGAGTTtctggcctacattttcaaaagtgactggtgatgtCGGGTGTCccgatttttgggtgcccagtgtGATAATTCTGAaggggtcctgattttcagacagtgcCGAGCACCATCCCTCTGAAAACGAGGCCActtcaaggtgtctcaagttaAGTACCCAAAACCACGAGTCCCCTTTGAATCTGTTTTCCAGAATGTGGACTCACTGCACTGCCAGCCCTGTAGCCTAGCGGTTAGGGCTTTGCACAACCCTGTGGGAAAACCAGCTTCAGATCCTGGCCCCAATCTCATTCTCGCTGGGATGGCAGGGACTGCATTAGTTTAATAGCCAAGGGAGAGGCAGCATCTCTCACAGCTCCACACTAGCCCCTCTGAGTGACTGCAGAGCAGTGCTGAGTTCTGATGGGAGTCCTATGCAGGCCTCCAAAGCCAGGGGAATGATGGCTAGGAAGCGGGGCCTGGAAAGGGGTGCCAGTGTCTAGAGCATGAGAAGACGAATACTTACACATCGATAAGATACTCATAATCCTGGTAGTTTTTGGAGAAGTAGGTCTCAATTAGTCGCTCGGTGCCAGTGAGTGCTTCGTGCCCACAGCCACAAAACAGTGCTACCCCAAAGAAACACAACCCCGTGGCAACCAGTGAAGCAAAGGGTGCCCCTATCAGACATCTTGCACAGCATTCTAGCCAACCtagggaagaagagagaaatcATCTAGATCACAGAGCCCTGTCATCACTCCAAAGGGACGGTGCACTGTAAGGTAGATTAGATGTCTACCCCCCCGTCCCATgaaaagtttattaataaaaggtTGGGAGCAAGGGAGGCTTAAATAACCTACTAGGAATAAAATGGTTTTCCTAgtgttaagaaaaatgaaaaagaaaaatttggAGAGCCAAACTCAGAGGCATTGATACTGCAATTGTAGGTGCTCTGTAAGAACACCAGATATGAGAAGCTAAGATCTAACTCTCTTAATTTTTAGTACTGGGGCTCCCCTCCCTAATATCTGAGTCACTCCCAGGTTAATTAGATTGGATACGGTGTCCCCTGTGGCCTTTCTCTGTGTAAGAAAGGAAGCATTGCCCTTGAGCACAGGAACCaagaagtgaaattgactagcTACTAGCAACACaggtgaaactgaccagtctccATTTGGGGCacaagctgagtgaaatgcaaaatctAAACAAGCCTGTCACAGAGAGACAAATGAGATGTTAAAAGGGCTTCCCATATGAATAATCCGAGCTGTTGTGATGGTCGCAAAtgagaactttttttaaatgtatgatttTTATCTTGGCATTGAAGATGGAATCTTACTTAAGAAGATGGATCTTACTTAAGCCTTGAAATAGCCCTTacagtcccttctagccctatggtTTTATAAGCCTCATGCTGGCTCTTCACATTGGAGTGAATTTCAGCTGCAGGGGATGATTCCACCACCAGCGCTGACACCCCCGACGGGCAAGCAAAGAAATCATAAATAGAATGCAGCGCCCTCATCCCCTGTTCAAACACAAGCCCTGTGCTTATCATACAACACTCACACTGGCCTAGaggcaaagagagaaaaaatccATTTGATACAACCAGTATCCTGGCTCAAATCCTCAAGATACTCACTGCCAgctaagccaatgggagttaggtgcctaaatgcctttgaggatctggcatCCTGTCCTTCTTACACTTTGAGTCACCCAATTGGAATATTATGCAGAAGACCATGGCACTCAGTATCCTTCTTCTGGATATCAGGAAGTCCCCAAGCCCACACCATCACTCAGTAGGAAGTCTGAATAAAACTGAAGCTGCTAACTTATACAGACAACCATGTGTCCGGAGCTGAGCCTCTTTACATTTACCTGCACCTCAGTGCTGATGTTGTAGGTGTAATCCCAGAGAACACCTGCTCTGCTGCAGTGCATTTATATAGCTAGTGTGCTGGAGGGCCAGACtgagggcctggttttcagaagtgccacacacctgcagcttccattggtttcagctggagctgctgg of the Dermochelys coriacea isolate rDerCor1 chromosome 9, rDerCor1.pri.v4, whole genome shotgun sequence genome contains:
- the PLP1 gene encoding myelin proteolipid protein isoform X1 — translated: MGWLECCARCLIGAPFASLVATGLCFFGVALFCGCGHEALTGTERLIETYFSKNYQDYEYLIDVIHAFQYVIYGTASFFFLYGALLLAEGFYTTGAVRQIFGDYKTTICGKGLSATVTGGQKGRGSRGHHQAHSLERVCQCLGKWLGHPDKFVGVTYALTIVWLLVFAFSAVPVYIYFNTWTTCQSIAFPTKTSASIGTLCADARMYGVLPWNAFPGKVCGSNLLSICKTPEFQMTFHLFIAAFVGAAATLVSLLTYMIAATYNFAVLKLMGRGTKF